One part of the Sorangiineae bacterium MSr11954 genome encodes these proteins:
- a CDS encoding acyl carrier protein, with amino-acid sequence MKESLLSSVAKRLGLKEAPRGAPLRSEAEIRRWMTDRLAAQLKIPVDNVDTSREFASYGLDSRTAIQVSGELEKAVERRLSPALLFEHPTIDSVARELARELSHENKDD; translated from the coding sequence ATGAAAGAAAGTTTGTTGTCGTCCGTTGCGAAGCGACTCGGCCTCAAGGAGGCCCCCCGCGGCGCCCCTCTGCGCAGCGAAGCCGAGATCCGTCGCTGGATGACGGATCGTTTGGCCGCGCAGCTGAAAATTCCCGTCGACAACGTGGACACGTCGCGCGAGTTCGCCTCCTACGGGCTCGACTCGCGCACCGCCATCCAGGTGTCGGGCGAGCTCGAAAAGGCGGTGGAGCGCAGGCTCTCGCCCGCCCTTCTGTTCGAGCACCCGACGATCGACAGCGTCGCTCGGGAGCTTGCGCGCGAGCTATCGCACGAGAACAAAGACGACTGA
- a CDS encoding acyl-CoA desaturase, protein MTQTTMADAIPPQESTVLGMADVTPSAHRLQARIALAIMIVPALGTIEAARLALRHEVGAGQWILFAVMYFVHMGGVTMGLHRLLAHRAFSTSKALEVLLIVCGSMAGQGPVLYWVSTHRAHHAYSDTEGDPHTPQLHGEGWAAKMKGLWYAHMPWMLSRRVASPGHFARDLLRNRTLVRLNESYFIWLALGFVIPAVAGGLLAGSARGAWVGFIVGGLARMFLANQAAWCVGSVCHMFGSRPFRTNDSSANSWWVAILTFGEGLQNNHHAFPSSYRHAVRWWEPDLSGWCIALLAKMKLVWSLKHPSPAVIERVTIRPSRKE, encoded by the coding sequence ATGACCCAGACCACGATGGCCGACGCCATCCCGCCGCAGGAGTCCACCGTGCTCGGCATGGCGGACGTCACACCCAGCGCGCACCGGCTGCAGGCGCGCATCGCATTGGCCATCATGATCGTCCCCGCCCTGGGGACGATCGAGGCGGCGCGCCTCGCCCTGCGCCACGAAGTCGGCGCCGGCCAATGGATCCTCTTCGCCGTCATGTATTTCGTCCACATGGGCGGGGTGACGATGGGCCTCCACCGGCTGCTCGCCCACCGCGCGTTCTCCACCAGCAAGGCCCTGGAGGTGCTGCTCATCGTTTGTGGATCGATGGCGGGGCAGGGGCCGGTGCTCTATTGGGTCTCGACCCATCGCGCCCACCACGCGTACAGCGATACGGAGGGCGATCCGCACACCCCGCAGCTCCACGGCGAAGGCTGGGCCGCCAAGATGAAGGGCCTCTGGTACGCCCACATGCCCTGGATGCTCTCGCGAAGGGTGGCGAGCCCGGGCCATTTTGCGCGCGATCTCCTGCGCAATCGGACCCTGGTGCGCTTGAACGAGAGCTACTTCATCTGGCTCGCGTTGGGCTTCGTCATCCCCGCGGTGGCGGGCGGGCTCCTCGCGGGCAGCGCGCGCGGCGCCTGGGTGGGCTTCATCGTCGGGGGCCTCGCGCGCATGTTCCTCGCCAATCAGGCGGCGTGGTGCGTGGGCTCCGTGTGCCACATGTTCGGCAGCCGGCCCTTTCGAACGAACGACTCCAGCGCCAACAGCTGGTGGGTCGCCATCCTCACGTTCGGCGAGGGACTGCAGAACAACCACCACGCCTTTCCCAGCTCGTACCGGCACGCCGTGCGCTGGTGGGAGCCCGATCTGAGCGGCTGGTGCATCGCCTTGCTCGCGAAGATGAAGCTCGTCTGGAGTTTGAAGCATCCCTCACCGGCCGTGATCGAGCGCGTCACGATCCGCCCAAGTCGAAAGGAATAG
- a CDS encoding acyl-CoA desaturase, which translates to MQPAYVHSPDPGGSRPPESEVSPDLSASDDRQRLQRTYALLTVGVPTLGFIAAIVSAFVHGVTRAEWILFGVMYAGTALGIEAGFHRYFSHRAFRGGRFVTYLLGGLGSMAGQGPILFWAAIHRRHHGATDRDGDPHSPWLHGEGFTRKLRGLAHAHFGWLFRTDRTDWARLTPDLLRDRDVIGINAQYPFWLAAGLLLPAIAGALAMGIPGLWRGMLWGGFVRIFLLDHVTWAINSFGHVFGRRPYPSKDHSGNIALLALPSFGGSWHNNHHAFPSSARNDHHLYQIDLSGLFIEGLARVGLVRDVNQPRRSARRAPRKP; encoded by the coding sequence ATGCAGCCCGCATATGTCCATTCACCTGATCCCGGCGGCTCACGACCGCCGGAGTCGGAAGTATCCCCCGATCTATCCGCCTCGGACGATCGCCAGCGGCTTCAGCGCACGTACGCGCTCTTGACGGTCGGCGTTCCGACCCTCGGATTCATCGCCGCCATCGTATCGGCCTTCGTCCACGGGGTGACCCGCGCCGAGTGGATCCTCTTCGGCGTGATGTACGCCGGCACGGCGCTGGGCATCGAGGCGGGGTTTCACCGCTACTTTTCCCACCGCGCATTTCGCGGCGGCCGCTTCGTCACCTACCTCCTCGGCGGGCTGGGATCCATGGCCGGGCAGGGGCCCATTCTCTTCTGGGCCGCCATTCACCGGCGTCATCACGGCGCCACCGATCGCGACGGCGATCCGCACTCGCCCTGGCTCCACGGCGAGGGGTTCACGCGAAAGCTGCGCGGCCTCGCCCACGCGCACTTCGGTTGGCTGTTCCGCACCGATCGCACCGATTGGGCGCGATTGACCCCCGATCTGCTCCGCGACCGCGACGTGATCGGCATCAACGCGCAATATCCATTCTGGCTGGCGGCCGGCCTGCTCCTGCCGGCCATCGCCGGCGCGCTGGCCATGGGCATCCCCGGCCTGTGGCGCGGCATGCTCTGGGGCGGCTTCGTCCGGATTTTTCTGCTCGATCACGTGACGTGGGCGATCAACTCGTTCGGGCACGTGTTCGGGCGGCGGCCGTACCCGTCCAAGGATCACAGCGGAAACATCGCGCTGCTCGCGCTGCCTTCGTTCGGAGGATCGTGGCACAACAACCACCACGCGTTCCCCTCGTCGGCGCGCAACGATCATCACCTTTACCAGATTGATTTGTCAGGGCTCTTCATCGAAGGGCTCGCCCGCGTGGGCCTCGTCCGCGACGTCAATCAACCCCGACGTTCAGCGCGGCGCGCGCCCCGCAAGCCTTGA
- a CDS encoding fatty acyl-AMP ligase: protein MCRPIAEIVGQRAAIQGGALALTYLHDGENDAESWTYAQLWQAVSRVAADLSARGAAGKRAVLLYEPGLEYIAAFLGTMASGAIAVPAYPPASKRMAERLRGVIQDCSPDFVLTSAAFAAVFQGQLPDVTHASWIATDALPQASFDGVTADRDALTMLQYTSGSTGSPKGVMLSHANIVANCAAVYEWLGPDPHRRGCIWLPPYHDMGLLGGILQPLFAGFPLVFLSPMHFVQKPVRWLQAISQHRITLSGGPNFAYQMCASDIPDEELEGLDLSCWKEAFCGAEPVRPDTLTAFCKRFEPSGFSVRAVNPCYGLAESTLIVSGKPPGQNPIYRRFDRERLEAGAAVDCDARGEHDEAAETDGSKEAIGLTSCGVVTSGYDLRIVDPAAGTELGQGQIGEIWVSGPSVAHGYWARPEETQRVFGCQLPGAKGPFLDTGDRGFLQDGQLYVTGRSKDLIIIAGKNHYSEDIEHTVESAHGSIYRGGAVAFSVEAGSEEAVIILAEVRVQRDRRDIGAIAQTIIAQVTQVHGVAPKEVVLCRRGSIARTTSGKVRRAASRALYLAGGLQQVA from the coding sequence TTGTGTCGACCGATCGCCGAAATCGTTGGGCAGCGCGCGGCCATCCAGGGGGGCGCGCTCGCCCTCACCTATCTCCACGATGGTGAAAATGACGCCGAGAGTTGGACATATGCGCAGCTCTGGCAAGCCGTCTCGCGGGTCGCCGCCGATTTGAGCGCGCGCGGGGCGGCGGGCAAACGCGCCGTCCTCCTTTATGAACCGGGTCTCGAGTACATTGCAGCGTTCCTCGGGACCATGGCGTCGGGTGCTATCGCGGTTCCCGCCTATCCGCCTGCCTCCAAGCGCATGGCCGAGCGCCTCCGCGGCGTCATTCAAGATTGTTCGCCCGACTTCGTCCTCACCAGCGCGGCCTTTGCGGCCGTGTTTCAAGGGCAGCTCCCCGACGTCACCCACGCCTCGTGGATCGCCACCGACGCCTTGCCGCAGGCCTCCTTCGACGGGGTGACGGCCGATCGCGACGCGTTGACCATGCTCCAATACACCTCGGGCTCGACGGGATCGCCCAAAGGGGTGATGCTCTCGCACGCAAACATCGTCGCCAATTGCGCGGCCGTCTACGAATGGCTCGGCCCCGATCCCCACCGCCGCGGCTGCATTTGGCTCCCGCCGTACCATGACATGGGGCTCTTGGGCGGCATCCTCCAGCCGCTCTTCGCGGGTTTTCCGCTGGTCTTCCTCTCACCCATGCACTTCGTCCAGAAGCCCGTGAGGTGGCTCCAGGCGATCAGCCAGCACCGCATCACCTTGTCGGGCGGCCCCAATTTCGCCTATCAAATGTGCGCCTCGGACATTCCGGACGAGGAGCTCGAAGGGCTCGATCTCTCGTGTTGGAAAGAGGCCTTCTGCGGCGCGGAGCCCGTGCGCCCCGACACGCTCACCGCATTTTGCAAGCGCTTCGAGCCGAGCGGGTTCTCCGTACGCGCCGTGAATCCATGCTACGGCCTGGCGGAGTCCACGCTCATCGTGTCCGGTAAACCCCCGGGGCAAAACCCCATTTACCGCCGCTTCGATCGCGAGCGCTTGGAGGCAGGCGCCGCCGTCGATTGTGACGCGCGCGGCGAGCACGACGAGGCCGCCGAGACGGACGGCTCGAAGGAGGCCATTGGCCTCACCAGCTGCGGCGTAGTCACCTCGGGCTACGATCTCCGCATCGTCGATCCTGCTGCCGGCACGGAGCTCGGCCAAGGCCAAATCGGCGAAATTTGGGTGTCGGGGCCCAGCGTCGCCCATGGGTATTGGGCCCGGCCCGAGGAGACGCAGCGCGTGTTCGGCTGCCAGCTCCCCGGCGCAAAAGGACCCTTCCTCGACACGGGCGATCGCGGATTTCTTCAGGACGGCCAGCTGTACGTGACCGGCCGCTCGAAGGATCTCATCATCATCGCCGGGAAGAATCACTATTCCGAGGACATCGAGCACACGGTGGAGTCGGCGCACGGCTCGATTTATCGCGGCGGCGCCGTGGCATTCTCCGTCGAGGCAGGGAGCGAAGAGGCGGTGATCATCCTGGCCGAGGTCCGCGTCCAGCGCGATCGGCGGGACATCGGCGCCATCGCCCAGACGATCATCGCGCAGGTCACACAGGTGCACGGGGTGGCGCCGAAAGAGGTGGTCTTGTGCCGCCGCGGCTCGATTGCGCGGACGACGAGCGGAAAGGTGCGCCGGGCTGCATCGCGCGCGCTTTACCTCGCGGGCGGGCTGCAACAGGTCGCGTAG